In one window of Thermus aquaticus DNA:
- a CDS encoding MerR family transcriptional regulator, translating to MTRPGVYTIAEVEAMTGLSAEVLRQWERRYGFPRPERTPGGHRLYRQEEVEALRTIRRWLEEGATPQAAIRRYLAQEGSFEGLEEGLYRALLAADLQEAEALFRRGVRLLGPEGAITRLLVPVLKRVGEAWHQGEVGVAEEHLATTFLRARLQELLDLAGLPPGPPILVTTPPGERHEIGAMLAAYALRRRGLPALYLGPDIPLPDLRSLAERLGARAVVLSVSLPDHLKALPEGALASLGPRVYLGGRGASPEEAHRLGARYVEGLEGLAQELWQAKKEEEA from the coding sequence ATGACCCGTCCTGGGGTGTACACCATCGCCGAGGTGGAGGCCATGACCGGCCTCTCCGCCGAGGTCCTCAGGCAGTGGGAGCGCCGCTACGGCTTCCCCAGGCCCGAGCGCACCCCCGGGGGGCACCGCCTCTACCGCCAGGAGGAGGTGGAGGCCTTAAGGACCATCCGCCGTTGGCTGGAGGAAGGGGCCACGCCCCAGGCCGCCATCCGCCGCTACCTGGCCCAGGAGGGCTCCTTTGAGGGCCTGGAGGAGGGCCTCTACCGGGCCCTTTTGGCCGCCGACCTCCAGGAGGCCGAGGCCCTCTTCCGCCGGGGGGTGCGGCTTTTGGGCCCCGAGGGGGCCATCACCCGCCTCCTCGTCCCCGTCCTCAAGCGGGTGGGGGAGGCCTGGCACCAGGGGGAGGTGGGGGTGGCCGAGGAGCACCTGGCCACCACCTTCCTCCGGGCCAGGCTCCAGGAGCTTCTGGACCTGGCGGGCCTCCCCCCGGGGCCCCCCATTCTGGTGACCACGCCCCCCGGGGAGCGGCACGAAATCGGGGCCATGCTGGCGGCCTACGCCCTGAGGCGCCGGGGGCTTCCCGCCCTCTACCTGGGCCCCGATATCCCCCTCCCCGACCTCCGGAGCCTGGCGGAGCGCCTAGGGGCCCGGGCCGTGGTCCTTTCCGTCTCCCTCCCCGATCACCTGAAGGCCCTGCCCGAGGGGGCCCTGGCCTCCCTGGGTCCCAGGGTCTACCTGGGGGGGCGGGGGGCCTCGCCGGAAGAGGCCCATCGCCTCGGGGCCCGGTACGTGGAGGGCCTCGAGGGCCTGGCCCAAGAGCTGTGGCAGGCCAAAAAGGAGGAGGAAGCATGA
- a CDS encoding helix-turn-helix domain-containing protein, translating into MKKFGRKETIYLRGESAHTLYRLEEGLVRIVELLPDGRLITLRHVLPGDYFGEEALEGKRYRYTAEAMTEVAVQGFDPRAMNHEALHAVARNLARQMRRVHAYEAHLQTGELRSRIARYLLFLADTPASFRDEKGLYVTASHEEIADATASTRESVSKILSDLRQEGLIATAYRKVYLLDLGALEEAAEGVLEAA; encoded by the coding sequence ATGAAGAAGTTCGGCCGCAAGGAGACCATCTACCTAAGGGGCGAAAGCGCCCACACCCTGTACCGCCTGGAGGAGGGCCTGGTCCGCATTGTGGAGCTCCTGCCCGATGGCCGCCTCATCACCCTCCGCCACGTCCTGCCCGGGGACTACTTCGGGGAGGAGGCCCTGGAGGGCAAGCGCTACCGCTACACCGCCGAGGCCATGACCGAGGTGGCCGTCCAGGGCTTTGACCCCAGGGCCATGAACCACGAGGCCCTCCACGCCGTGGCCAGAAACCTGGCCCGGCAGATGCGCCGGGTCCACGCCTACGAGGCCCACCTGCAGACGGGGGAGCTCCGGTCCCGCATCGCCCGCTACCTCCTCTTCCTGGCCGACACGCCCGCCTCCTTCCGCGACGAAAAGGGCCTTTACGTGACCGCCTCCCACGAGGAGATCGCCGACGCCACCGCCTCCACCCGGGAGTCGGTCTCCAAGATCCTTTCCGACCTGCGCCAGGAGGGCCTCATCGCCACCGCCTACCGCAAGGTCTACCTCCTGGACCTAGGGGCCTTGGAGGAGGCGGCGGAAGGGGTTTTGGAGGCCGCCTAG
- a CDS encoding complex I NDUFA9 subunit family protein translates to MRVFVVGGTGFVGRALVPLLLERGHTPLVLSRKPMDLPRGAVWLQGDITREVPDLRGAEAAIYLAGIIREGPQTFRAVHVEGVRNLVEGMRRAGVGRLLHMSALGARRGTGSRYYETKAEGEEVVRQSGLSWTIFRPSLIFGPGDEFFGRVLKNLVCGPLPFVPLIGDGRFPFRPVYVGDVALAFVEALERGVLGTYDLVGPREYTFRELLERVMETVGRKKPFLPISLGLMDLLVPLMSLLPFAPLTKDQYVMLKGGNTAPLSPEVLALVPRPTPLEEVLPGYLRC, encoded by the coding sequence ATGCGGGTTTTTGTGGTGGGGGGCACGGGCTTCGTGGGCCGGGCCCTGGTGCCCCTTCTCCTGGAGCGGGGGCACACCCCCCTGGTCCTCTCCCGGAAGCCCATGGACCTTCCCCGGGGAGCGGTCTGGCTCCAGGGGGACATCACCCGGGAGGTCCCAGACCTGAGGGGTGCGGAGGCCGCCATCTACCTGGCGGGCATCATCCGGGAAGGCCCCCAAACCTTCCGGGCGGTCCACGTGGAGGGGGTGAGGAACCTGGTGGAGGGGATGCGTAGGGCCGGGGTGGGCCGCCTCCTCCACATGTCCGCCCTGGGGGCGAGGAGGGGCACGGGGAGCCGCTACTACGAGACCAAGGCCGAGGGGGAGGAGGTGGTGCGGCAAAGCGGCCTTTCCTGGACCATCTTCCGCCCTAGCCTCATCTTCGGCCCCGGCGACGAGTTTTTCGGCCGGGTCCTGAAAAACCTGGTCTGCGGCCCCCTGCCCTTTGTTCCCCTCATCGGGGATGGGCGCTTTCCCTTCCGCCCCGTTTACGTGGGGGACGTGGCCTTGGCCTTCGTGGAGGCTTTGGAGCGGGGGGTTTTGGGGACCTACGACCTGGTGGGGCCCAGGGAGTACACCTTCCGGGAGCTTCTGGAGAGGGTGATGGAGACTGTGGGGCGGAAGAAGCCTTTCCTGCCCATCTCCCTTGGCCTCATGGACCTCCTGGTGCCCCTCATGAGCCTTCTTCCCTTCGCCCCCCTTACCAAGGACCAGTACGTGATGCTGAAGGGGGGCAACACCGCCCCCCTTTCCCCTGAGGTCCTGGCCCTAGTCCCCCGCCCCACGCCCCTGGAGGAGGTCCTGCCGGGCTACCTCCGGTGCTAG
- a CDS encoding YeeE/YedE family protein, which yields MERTARPMPLPLLLFLLASAWLSFAVYETSGTRLLLAFWVAILLGLALFHARFGFASGFRRFLLTGESRLMRAHFLLFALTALLFFPFLKEGEAFGQAVQGFLVPLGVALFLGAFLFGLGMQLGDGCASGTLYHTGSGDSRGVLVLLGFMAGSLLGVYHLPFWQGLPAWAPGSALTWFPSPYLGLALWLGLLGGLYLGVSLVEKRRRGKVEPLFRQEATHPLLGPWSLVGGAVVLALGSLLLLLLQGRPWGVTAAFALWGGKLAEALGVPVLDWALFNAPDFAEKLQDSVLRDPTSVTNFGLFLGAFLGAALGGALRFKDLRKIPWSTHLGVFLGGVLMGYGARLAGGCNIGAYLGGTASFSLHGPLWGVFALLGTALGLRLRPLCRLENELAPEVARQDLLQGRGAGD from the coding sequence ATGGAGCGGACAGCGCGTCCCATGCCCCTCCCCCTCCTCCTCTTTCTCTTGGCCTCGGCCTGGCTCTCCTTTGCGGTCTATGAGACCTCCGGCACGCGGCTTCTTCTGGCCTTCTGGGTGGCCATCCTCCTGGGCCTCGCCCTCTTCCACGCCAGGTTCGGCTTCGCCTCGGGCTTCCGGCGCTTCCTCCTCACGGGGGAAAGCCGCCTCATGCGGGCCCACTTCCTCCTCTTCGCCCTCACCGCCCTCCTTTTCTTCCCCTTCCTCAAGGAAGGCGAGGCCTTCGGCCAGGCGGTCCAGGGCTTCCTGGTGCCCCTGGGGGTGGCCCTCTTCTTGGGAGCCTTCCTTTTCGGCCTGGGTATGCAGCTGGGAGACGGGTGCGCCTCCGGTACCCTCTACCACACGGGAAGCGGGGACAGCCGGGGGGTTCTCGTCCTCCTGGGCTTCATGGCGGGCTCCCTCCTTGGGGTCTACCACCTCCCCTTCTGGCAGGGCCTCCCCGCCTGGGCTCCGGGAAGCGCCCTCACCTGGTTTCCCTCCCCCTACCTGGGCCTAGCCCTCTGGCTCGGCCTCTTGGGCGGCCTGTACCTGGGGGTGAGCCTGGTGGAGAAAAGGAGAAGGGGCAAGGTGGAGCCCCTCTTCCGCCAGGAGGCCACCCACCCCCTCCTGGGCCCCTGGAGCCTGGTGGGCGGGGCGGTGGTCCTGGCCTTGGGTAGCCTCCTCCTTCTCCTCCTCCAGGGGCGGCCCTGGGGCGTAACGGCCGCCTTCGCCCTCTGGGGTGGGAAGCTGGCCGAGGCGCTGGGGGTTCCCGTTTTGGACTGGGCCCTTTTCAACGCTCCCGACTTCGCCGAGAAGCTCCAAGACAGTGTGCTTCGGGACCCCACCAGCGTCACCAACTTCGGCCTCTTCCTGGGGGCCTTCCTGGGGGCCGCCTTGGGCGGGGCCTTGCGCTTCAAGGACCTCCGAAAGATTCCCTGGAGCACCCATCTGGGGGTCTTCCTGGGCGGGGTGCTCATGGGCTACGGGGCCCGGCTGGCGGGAGGGTGCAACATCGGGGCCTACCTGGGAGGGACGGCCTCCTTCAGCCTCCATGGGCCGCTTTGGGGGGTCTTCGCCCTCCTGGGCACCGCCCTGGGCCTTCGCCTCAGGCCCCTCTGCCGCCTGGAGAACGAGCTAGCACCGGAGGTAGCCCGGCAGGACCTCCTCCAGGGGCGTGGGGCGGGGGACTAG
- a CDS encoding DOMON domain-containing protein produces MKRAVFGFLVLALGLVLAQAPKVDGKIAPGEYAKSFRHDKSGFTLYWSIVGDTLYLGLEGESKGWIGLGFLPEKTDKKKGADQYLFYMDGGKLVALDMYQTKRTGAPVPDEKEGGKNSILAAAATYEGGRWTVEFSRKLKTGEPTDVEIVPGRKLILMLAVADKMDPKEEHKKTQRWYVEDFAF; encoded by the coding sequence ATGAAGAGAGCGGTTTTCGGTTTTCTGGTGCTGGCCCTAGGTTTGGTGTTGGCGCAGGCCCCCAAGGTGGACGGAAAGATCGCCCCCGGGGAGTACGCCAAGAGCTTCAGGCACGATAAAAGCGGCTTCACCCTTTACTGGAGCATCGTGGGGGACACCCTCTACCTGGGCCTCGAGGGGGAGAGCAAGGGCTGGATTGGCCTGGGGTTCCTGCCGGAAAAGACCGACAAGAAGAAGGGGGCTGACCAGTACCTCTTCTACATGGACGGGGGCAAGCTGGTGGCCCTGGACATGTACCAGACCAAGCGCACCGGGGCCCCGGTCCCCGACGAAAAGGAGGGGGGCAAGAACTCCATCCTGGCCGCCGCCGCCACCTATGAGGGGGGTAGGTGGACCGTGGAGTTCAGCCGCAAACTGAAGACCGGGGAGCCCACGGACGTGGAAATCGTCCCCGGGAGGAAGCTAATCCTCATGCTGGCGGTGGCGGACAAGATGGACCCCAAGGAGGAGCACAAGAAGACCCAGCGCTGGTACGTGGAGGACTTCGCCTTCTAG
- a CDS encoding molybdopterin-dependent oxidoreductase, protein MEKLSRRELLKLSGAGALLGPLGLALQEASAQGMEAYEVQLPENTIYSSCLQCNTGCPIKVKLYQGVASKIDGNPLAPWTFRPHLPMATDPNTLAKVDGALCPKGQAGIQTAYDPYRIRRVLKRAGPRGSGKWEEIPFHQAVKEIVEGGKLFAHLGDERHYPGLKEVWALKDPEVMARMAQAVRNIWAEKDPAKKKALVEKFKEDFKEHLHTLIDPDHPDLGPKNNQVVFAWGRLKAGRRHFIDWFFQRSLGTVNLHGHTTVCQGSLYFAGKAMSEQPTFDASGKLSWSGGMKFYWQADLSKARFVVFVGANIFEGNYGPPLRVGWITERVSKGELEYAIVDPRGQKGIKEASRWIAPKPGHDAAIAFGIIRLLLEWGKYDAKFLSAANKGAAKAIGEASWTNATWLVKMKDGQPERLLRASDLGLPKPKARVGDKEVELDAPVVLVEGKPVAFNPNDEAQAVFGDLFVDTRLSGIPVKSALQLIKEEAFKHQVRTWAAFAGVQEEDIRFLAEKLAQHGKRAVVDLHRGASQHTNGFYTVAAWLTINALLGNLDHQGGSTMGFTYDITGARAGGPFRIDRLHPKPLAPFGVSLIRHEVKYEDTTLFAGFPAKRPWYPHASDVYQEILPSAAQGYPYPIKILFHYMGDPAYALPGGHEQIRAMLDPDKIPLIVAFDIVVGNTYAFADYVIPDLSYLERWEFHGTHFSIPWRVQPVRQPAIAPIPEEVEVFGQKMPICLESFLMALAEHLGLPGFGEKGFANGMPFTHMDHFYLKLAANLAFGERADGSDALPEAGEEELRIFRQARRHLPPSVFDERRWREAVGDESLFRRTVYLLNRGGRFQEFAKVYGSGGLLTNRYGRQVNLFFEKQALSLHPMTGKPYWPLPAYFLPYQDALGRQLRDPGYGLTLLTHRDILMTKSRTVSNYWLRSIKPENAILVNAEDAKRLGLKDGQLVKVVSATNPKGEWDLGPMGRKPMVGRVKVVQGLRPGCVAFPLGWGHWGYGATDLVVNGQVIKGDPRRAMGIHANAAMRLDPYLKDMALTDIVGGSVVFYETKVNLLPV, encoded by the coding sequence ATGGAAAAGCTTTCCCGGCGGGAACTCCTCAAACTCTCGGGCGCGGGCGCCCTCCTCGGGCCCCTGGGCCTTGCCCTGCAAGAGGCCAGCGCCCAGGGCATGGAGGCCTACGAGGTGCAGCTGCCCGAGAACACCATCTACTCCTCCTGCCTCCAGTGCAACACCGGCTGCCCCATCAAGGTGAAGCTCTACCAGGGGGTGGCCAGCAAGATTGACGGCAACCCCCTCGCCCCCTGGACCTTCCGCCCCCACCTTCCCATGGCCACCGACCCCAACACCCTGGCCAAGGTGGACGGGGCGCTCTGCCCCAAGGGCCAGGCGGGCATCCAGACCGCCTACGACCCCTACCGCATCCGCCGCGTCCTGAAGCGGGCGGGCCCCCGGGGTAGCGGCAAGTGGGAGGAGATCCCCTTCCACCAGGCGGTGAAGGAGATCGTGGAGGGCGGAAAGCTCTTCGCCCACCTGGGGGACGAGCGCCACTACCCTGGCCTCAAGGAGGTCTGGGCCCTCAAAGACCCCGAGGTCATGGCCCGCATGGCCCAGGCGGTCAGGAACATCTGGGCGGAAAAGGACCCGGCGAAGAAGAAGGCCCTGGTGGAGAAGTTCAAGGAGGACTTCAAGGAGCACCTCCACACCCTCATTGACCCCGACCATCCCGACCTGGGACCCAAGAACAACCAAGTGGTCTTCGCCTGGGGCCGCCTGAAGGCCGGACGCCGGCACTTCATAGACTGGTTCTTCCAAAGAAGCCTGGGGACCGTCAACCTCCACGGGCACACCACTGTCTGCCAGGGCTCGCTCTACTTCGCGGGCAAGGCCATGAGCGAGCAACCCACCTTTGATGCTTCCGGCAAGCTCTCCTGGTCCGGGGGAATGAAGTTCTACTGGCAGGCGGACCTCTCCAAGGCCCGCTTCGTGGTCTTCGTGGGGGCCAACATCTTTGAGGGCAACTACGGTCCGCCCCTGCGGGTGGGCTGGATCACGGAGAGGGTCTCCAAGGGGGAGCTGGAATACGCCATCGTGGACCCCAGGGGGCAGAAGGGGATCAAGGAGGCCAGCCGCTGGATCGCGCCCAAACCCGGGCACGACGCCGCCATCGCCTTCGGCATCATCCGCCTCCTCCTGGAGTGGGGCAAGTACGATGCCAAGTTCCTCTCCGCCGCCAACAAAGGGGCGGCCAAGGCCATCGGTGAGGCCAGCTGGACCAACGCCACCTGGCTGGTCAAGATGAAAGACGGCCAGCCGGAAAGGCTCCTCCGGGCCAGCGACCTGGGCCTTCCCAAGCCCAAGGCCAGGGTGGGGGACAAGGAGGTGGAGCTGGACGCCCCCGTGGTCCTGGTGGAAGGAAAACCCGTGGCCTTCAACCCCAACGACGAGGCCCAGGCGGTCTTCGGAGACCTCTTCGTGGACACCCGGCTCTCGGGGATCCCCGTGAAATCCGCCCTGCAACTCATCAAGGAGGAAGCCTTCAAGCACCAGGTGCGGACCTGGGCGGCCTTCGCCGGGGTCCAGGAGGAGGACATCCGCTTCCTGGCGGAAAAGCTGGCCCAGCACGGCAAGAGGGCCGTGGTGGACCTCCACCGCGGGGCGAGCCAACACACCAACGGCTTCTACACCGTGGCCGCCTGGCTCACCATCAACGCCCTCTTGGGCAACCTAGACCACCAGGGCGGGTCCACCATGGGCTTCACCTACGACATCACGGGCGCCCGGGCGGGTGGTCCCTTCCGTATAGATCGGCTCCACCCCAAGCCCCTTGCGCCCTTCGGCGTAAGCCTCATCCGCCACGAGGTCAAGTACGAGGACACCACCCTCTTCGCCGGCTTCCCCGCCAAGCGGCCTTGGTACCCCCACGCCTCCGACGTCTACCAGGAAATCCTCCCCTCCGCGGCCCAGGGCTACCCCTATCCCATCAAAATCCTCTTCCACTACATGGGGGACCCCGCCTACGCCCTCCCCGGGGGCCACGAGCAGATCCGGGCCATGCTGGACCCCGACAAGATCCCCCTGATCGTGGCCTTTGACATTGTCGTGGGCAACACCTACGCCTTCGCCGACTACGTCATCCCCGACCTCTCCTACCTGGAGCGCTGGGAATTCCACGGCACCCACTTCTCCATCCCCTGGAGGGTCCAGCCCGTGCGCCAGCCCGCCATCGCCCCCATCCCCGAGGAGGTGGAGGTCTTCGGGCAGAAGATGCCCATCTGCCTGGAAAGCTTCCTGATGGCGCTGGCGGAGCACCTGGGCCTGCCGGGGTTCGGGGAAAAGGGGTTCGCTAACGGCATGCCCTTCACCCACATGGACCACTTCTACCTGAAGCTGGCCGCCAACCTGGCCTTTGGGGAAAGGGCCGATGGCTCCGACGCGCTCCCTGAAGCGGGCGAGGAGGAGCTCAGGATCTTCCGCCAGGCCAGGCGGCACCTGCCCCCCTCGGTCTTTGACGAGAGGCGCTGGCGGGAAGCCGTCGGGGACGAGAGCCTCTTCCGCCGCACCGTCTACCTGCTGAACCGGGGCGGCCGCTTCCAGGAGTTCGCCAAGGTGTACGGTTCCGGCGGCCTCCTGACCAACCGCTACGGACGGCAGGTGAACCTCTTCTTTGAGAAGCAGGCCCTCTCCCTCCACCCCATGACCGGAAAGCCCTACTGGCCCCTGCCCGCCTACTTCCTCCCCTACCAGGACGCCCTGGGGCGGCAGCTCCGGGACCCCGGCTACGGCCTCACCCTCCTCACCCACCGGGACATCCTCATGACCAAGAGCCGCACCGTCTCCAACTACTGGCTCAGGAGCATCAAGCCGGAGAACGCCATTCTGGTCAACGCCGAGGACGCCAAGCGCCTGGGGCTGAAGGACGGGCAGCTGGTGAAGGTGGTTTCGGCGACCAACCCTAAAGGGGAGTGGGACCTGGGGCCCATGGGCCGGAAGCCCATGGTGGGGCGGGTCAAGGTGGTCCAGGGCCTGCGCCCGGGGTGCGTGGCCTTCCCCTTGGGCTGGGGGCACTGGGGCTACGGGGCCACGGACCTGGTGGTCAACGGCCAGGTCATCAAAGGAGACCCCAGGCGGGCCATGGGCATCCACGCCAACGCCGCCATGCGCCTGGACCCTTACCTGAAGGACATGGCCCTCACGGACATCGTGGGGGGTAGCGTGGTCTTTTACGAGACCAAGGTGAACCTGCTTCCGGTCTAG
- a CDS encoding 4Fe-4S dicluster domain-containing protein: MEHTPMNPEERRRFLAKMASAVFASMVAPGLAQGTPRPEAPEPVSEDVLLRMQKDLERALKNPGRKWGMVIDLRKCVGCHACTVSCMAENRLPPGVVYRPVSEEEVGTYPNVTYRFVPKPCMQCDNPPCVPACPYDATWKRPDGIVEIDYELCVGCEKCIPPCPYNSRHKDEGAYWTEGTPGQGKMPYEALPVYEWNKKVAREDEAGPMDKVRKCHFCLHRIERGLLPQCVTTCIGRATYFGDLEDPTSLVSELIKKPNVIRLKEEAGTKPRVYYLV, from the coding sequence ATGGAACACACCCCCATGAACCCGGAGGAGAGGCGGCGGTTCCTGGCCAAGATGGCCAGCGCCGTCTTCGCCTCCATGGTGGCCCCCGGGCTCGCCCAGGGCACGCCCAGGCCCGAGGCGCCGGAGCCGGTGAGCGAGGACGTCCTCCTCAGGATGCAAAAGGACCTGGAGCGGGCCCTGAAAAACCCGGGCCGCAAGTGGGGCATGGTCATTGACCTCAGGAAGTGCGTGGGCTGCCACGCCTGCACCGTGAGCTGCATGGCGGAAAACCGCCTGCCCCCCGGCGTGGTCTACCGCCCGGTCAGCGAGGAGGAGGTGGGCACCTACCCCAACGTCACCTACCGCTTCGTTCCCAAGCCCTGCATGCAGTGCGACAATCCCCCTTGCGTCCCCGCCTGCCCTTACGACGCCACCTGGAAGCGGCCGGACGGCATCGTGGAGATTGACTACGAGCTCTGCGTGGGCTGCGAGAAGTGCATCCCCCCCTGCCCCTACAACTCCCGCCACAAGGACGAGGGGGCCTACTGGACGGAAGGGACCCCGGGCCAGGGCAAGATGCCCTACGAGGCCCTGCCCGTCTACGAGTGGAACAAGAAGGTGGCCCGGGAGGACGAGGCCGGCCCCATGGACAAGGTGCGCAAGTGCCACTTCTGCCTACACCGCATAGAGCGGGGCCTCCTCCCCCAGTGCGTGACCACCTGCATCGGCCGGGCCACCTACTTCGGGGACCTCGAGGACCCCACCTCCCTGGTCTCCGAGCTGATCAAGAAGCCCAACGTCATCCGGCTGAAAGAGGAAGCGGGCACCAAGCCCCGCGTGTACTACCTGGTGTAG
- a CDS encoding PhnD/SsuA/transferrin family substrate-binding protein, whose amino-acid sequence MRLLLLCFLLVACARPPQVALAPPYRIGVAGGEVRVVVAGMRSPQEAEPYRVLARGLGEVLGVRVEVFGRRTYAGVLEALRRREAEMGFLCSLAAGVGVEEGFLEVILATQPKVPYRSLILVRADGPYRKLEQLAGKPFAFTDPLSNTGHAWPRLAARDLGEGFFARAFFTYGHDRALMALKEGLAEGAAVDAVVYEALGMPGLRPLWEGPQDPAPPVVVLKGLPQGSKERLRQAILAFAATPKGREALKALYLEGFVPATGEAYRLVYRRAREVLP is encoded by the coding sequence ATGAGGCTTCTTCTCCTGTGCTTCCTCTTGGTGGCCTGCGCCAGGCCTCCCCAGGTAGCCCTGGCCCCGCCCTATCGGATAGGGGTGGCGGGTGGGGAGGTGCGGGTGGTGGTGGCGGGGATGCGCTCGCCCCAGGAGGCCGAGCCCTACCGGGTTTTGGCCCGGGGGCTGGGGGAGGTCCTGGGGGTGCGGGTGGAGGTCTTCGGCCGGCGAACCTACGCGGGGGTCCTCGAGGCCCTTCGCCGCAGGGAGGCGGAGATGGGGTTTCTCTGCTCCCTGGCCGCAGGGGTGGGGGTGGAGGAGGGCTTTTTGGAAGTGATCCTGGCGACCCAACCAAAAGTCCCTTACCGGAGCCTCATCCTAGTGCGGGCGGATGGTCCTTACCGGAAGCTGGAGCAACTGGCTGGCAAGCCCTTTGCCTTCACCGATCCCCTTTCCAACACCGGCCACGCCTGGCCCCGGCTGGCGGCCCGGGACCTGGGAGAGGGCTTTTTTGCCCGGGCCTTTTTCACCTATGGCCACGATCGGGCCCTGATGGCCCTGAAGGAGGGGCTGGCCGAGGGGGCGGCGGTGGACGCGGTGGTGTACGAGGCCCTGGGGATGCCGGGGCTTCGTCCCCTCTGGGAAGGGCCCCAAGACCCCGCCCCTCCGGTGGTGGTGCTTAAGGGGCTTCCTCAGGGGAGCAAAGAGCGTCTGCGCCAGGCCATCCTGGCCTTCGCGGCCACGCCCAAGGGCAGGGAGGCCCTGAAGGCCCTCTACCTGGAGGGCTTCGTTCCGGCTACGGGCGAGGCGTACCGCCTGGTCTACCGGCGGGCCCGGGAGGTGTTGCCGTGA
- a CDS encoding sensor histidine kinase: protein MRWGLVQQLFFTVLLAALATGGMLLLGGGLFLLAEGERALWQEARGLARDLSFLVLDDILLSDRLAVEEKLRHLKDRYPHLAYVYILNPRGEVVAHTLSGGVPEALARLGGEKVLQVGGKTVYQVEAGIMGGEAGGGRLGLERTPLVASFSRVVWAGLFGLLWAVGLGGALGYLFLTRLLEPLSLMVQEASRLKEGQPARFPEPPHELGALGRALNAMGAEVRRRERDLRLLNRLLSEMHALDLVTLSERVLGLLVRELGFTCGDLWLSGRVVHCEACRDRCPLGGVASLAQEALASRQVVVRPQGVAVPVPPHGALVLHGRPEVEEAWLRAFLEALAGPLATALENARLYEALAEKEAQRARLLKAWLKAQEEERARIARELHDEVGQALTGLILGLEGLPGDRVEALKELARHTLTEVRRLALDLRPSVLDHLGLEAALRRYVREFAERTGVEVDLSLHLTRPLPQELETVVYRVVQEALTNVARHSGSPRASVGVVEVLGEVRVFVEDEGRGFDPEAVDPGRQGLLGMRERVELLGGRLSVESAPGQGTRVQVRLPIGVAA, encoded by the coding sequence GTGAGGTGGGGGCTCGTGCAGCAGCTCTTCTTCACCGTTCTGCTGGCCGCCTTGGCCACGGGGGGGATGCTCCTTCTTGGAGGTGGGCTCTTTTTGCTGGCCGAAGGGGAAAGGGCCCTCTGGCAGGAAGCCCGGGGCCTGGCCCGGGACCTGTCCTTTCTGGTCCTGGACGATATTCTGCTTTCCGATCGGCTGGCCGTGGAGGAGAAGCTCCGCCACCTTAAGGACCGCTACCCCCATCTGGCCTACGTCTACATCCTGAACCCCCGGGGGGAGGTGGTGGCCCATACCCTAAGCGGGGGGGTACCCGAGGCCTTGGCCCGTTTGGGTGGGGAGAAGGTCCTGCAGGTGGGCGGCAAGACCGTGTACCAGGTGGAGGCCGGGATCATGGGAGGAGAGGCGGGGGGGGGGCGCTTGGGCCTGGAGCGGACCCCCTTGGTGGCCTCCTTCTCAAGGGTGGTGTGGGCGGGCCTTTTTGGACTTCTCTGGGCGGTGGGTCTGGGGGGAGCTCTGGGCTACCTCTTTCTTACCCGCCTCCTGGAGCCCCTTTCCCTGATGGTTCAGGAAGCCAGCCGCCTGAAAGAGGGGCAGCCGGCCCGTTTCCCCGAGCCCCCCCACGAGCTTGGGGCTCTGGGCAGGGCCCTCAACGCCATGGGGGCCGAGGTGCGGCGGCGGGAGCGGGACCTAAGGCTTTTAAACCGCCTCCTTTCCGAGATGCACGCCCTGGACCTGGTCACCCTCTCGGAGAGGGTGCTGGGCCTTTTGGTGCGGGAGCTGGGCTTCACCTGTGGGGATCTCTGGCTCTCCGGGCGGGTGGTGCACTGCGAGGCCTGCCGGGACCGCTGTCCCCTGGGTGGGGTGGCCTCCCTGGCCCAGGAGGCCCTGGCTTCCCGCCAGGTCGTGGTCCGGCCCCAGGGGGTCGCGGTGCCTGTCCCCCCTCACGGGGCCCTGGTCCTCCATGGACGGCCGGAGGTGGAGGAGGCCTGGCTGAGGGCCTTCCTCGAGGCCCTGGCAGGACCCCTGGCCACCGCCTTGGAGAACGCCCGCCTCTACGAGGCCCTGGCGGAGAAGGAGGCGCAGCGGGCGAGGCTTCTGAAGGCCTGGCTCAAGGCCCAGGAGGAGGAGAGGGCCCGCATCGCCCGGGAGCTTCACGACGAGGTGGGCCAGGCCCTCACCGGCTTGATCCTGGGCCTCGAGGGGCTCCCCGGGGACCGAGTGGAGGCCCTGAAGGAGCTGGCCCGCCATACCCTGACCGAGGTGCGCCGCCTGGCCCTGGACCTCAGGCCCAGCGTCCTGGACCACCTGGGCCTGGAGGCGGCCCTCCGGCGCTACGTGCGGGAGTTTGCCGAGCGCACGGGGGTGGAGGTGGACCTTTCCCTCCACCTCACCCGTCCCCTGCCCCAGGAGCTGGAGACCGTGGTCTACCGGGTGGTACAGGAAGCCCTCACCAACGTGGCCCGGCACTCGGGAAGCCCCCGAGCCTCGGTGGGGGTGGTGGAGGTCTTGGGGGAGGTCCGGGTCTTCGTGGAGGACGAGGGCCGGGGGTTTGACCCTGAGGCGGTGGACCCGGGACGCCAGGGGCTTTTGGGCATGCGGGAGCGGGTAGAGCTCCTAGGCGGGCGTCTTTCCGTGGAAAGCGCTCCTGGTCAGGGAACCCGGGTCCAGGTTAGGCTTCCCATAGGGGTGGCCGCATGA